A single Trachemys scripta elegans isolate TJP31775 chromosome 20, CAS_Tse_1.0, whole genome shotgun sequence DNA region contains:
- the GPATCH3 gene encoding G patch domain-containing protein 3, giving the protein MASPGSSEPGWGPARYCLVSRIPAELRSAQLRSYFSQFAEAGGFLCFHYRHRPERSGPPGQGPATCCCLVAVRPGQARRLVRMYSGKRWLDAQGDGLPGRCVIRRVRVSPDTGLGMFQYKTKKELHNKTQSETFTQADLKWLPELNPPVFMPHGNVGTPLRVFLELIKACRLPPRVIKKLQLRFPKTGSSRRYGNVPFKYWDTETVEQEDLVYTDTGEEITMEKGPPARTGMTQTSDEEDWEGPGKEEAEESHSDDDDDRCEEWERHEALHEDVTNQERAEERLYEEEIELKWEKGGSGLVFYTDAQYWQEEQGDFDEQTADDWDVDMSIYYDKDGGDKDARDAVQMRLEQRLRDGLEDGSVSGQQIGTFEKYTKGIGRKVLERQGWMEGRGLGSSNSGMAEALDNEGQHPKCKRGLGYHGEKLRTFSKPKKPRRDGPILISTIYDEPQPVDSGDQLLRRQLPTAMKYRQDMAFVRATQSAHQRPGAL; this is encoded by the exons ATGGCGTCGCCCGGGAGCTctgagcccggctggggccctgcTCGCTACTGCCTGGTGAGCCGCATCCCGGCCGAGCTCCGCTCCGCCCAGCTCCGCTCCTACTTCAGCCAGTTCGCCGAGGCCGGCGGCTTCCTCTGCTTCCACTACCGGCACCGGCCCGAGCGCAGCGGGCCCCCGGGGCAGGGCCCGGCCACTTGCTGCTGCCTGGTAGCGGTGCGGCCCGGCCAGGCCCGGCGGCTGGTCCGCATGTACTCGGGCAAGCGCTGGCTGGATGCCCAGGGCGACGGGCTGCCCGGCCGCTGCGTGATCCGCAGGGTCCGAGTCTCCCCGGACACAG GTTTGGGCATGTTCCAGTATAAAACCAAGAAGGAGCTTCATAATAAGACCCAGAGTGAAACATTTACCCAGGCAGACTTAAAGTGGCTGCCGGAACTGAACCCCCCTGTGTTTATGCCCCATGGGAATGTGGGAACCCCTCTGAGAGTCTTCCTGGAGCTGATCaaggcctgcaggctgcctccccGAGTTATTAAGAAACTGCAGCTACGATTCCCCAAGACAGGATCCTCTCGCAGGTATGGGAATGTGCCCTTTAAATATTGGGACACTGAGACTGTTGAACAAGAAGACCTGGTTTATACAGACACAGGGGAGGAGATCACAATGGAAAAGGGACCCCCGGCAAGAACTGGGATGACTCAAACTAGTGATGAGGAAGACTGGGAAGGACCAGGAAAGGAGGAAGCAGAAGAGTCTCACTCAGATGAT GATGATGATAGGTGCGAGGAGTGGGAACGACATGAGGCACTGCATGAGGATGTAACCAATCAGGAACGTGCAGAGGAGCGGCTGTATGAAGAGGAGATTGAGCTGAAGTGGGAGaagggaggctctgggctggtcTTCTACACGGATGCTCAGTATTGGCAGGAAGAGCAAGGAG ACTTTGACGAACAGACGGCAGATGACTGGGATGTGGACATGAGTATCTACTACGACAAAG ATGGAGGTGATAAGGATGCCCGCGATGCAGTACAGATGCGCTTGGAACAGAGACTCCGGGATGGTTTGGAGGATGGGTCTGTTTCAGGGCAACAGATTGGGACCTTTGAGAAATATACCAAG GGTATTGGCAGGAAGGTGttggagaggcagggctggatgGAGGGGCGAGGTCTGGGGAGCAGCAACTCTGGAATGGCTGAAGCGTTGGACAATGAGGGTCAGCATCCCAAGTGCAAGAGAGGATTGGG GTACCATGGAGAGAAACTGCGGACTTTCAGCAAGCCGAAAAAACCTCGCCGGGATGGCCCCATCCTCATCTCCACAATCTACGATGAGCCCCAGCCTGTAGACAGTGGGGACCAGCTACTCCGGCGCCAGCTGCCCACTGCCATGAAGTACAGACAGGACATGGCATTTGTCCGAGCGACTCAGAGTGCTCACCAGAGGCCTGGTGCCTTATGA